A part of Lutra lutra chromosome 2, mLutLut1.2, whole genome shotgun sequence genomic DNA contains:
- the LAP3 gene encoding cytosol aminopeptidase, with the protein MFLLPLPAAGRVFLRRLGVKHFWARGLAAADMTKGLVLGIYSKDKEDDVPQFTSAGENFDKLVSGKLREILNISGPPLKAGKTRTFYGLHEDFPSVVVVGLGRKAAGVDDQENWHEGKENIRVAVAAGCRQVQDLEISSVEVDPCGDAQAAAEGAVLGLYEYDDLKQKKKVVVSAKLHGSGDQEAWQKGVLFASGQNLARHLMETPANEMTPTKFAEIIEKNLKSASSKTEVHIRPKSWIEEQEMGSFLSVAKGSDEPPVFLEIHYKGSPNASEAPLVFVGKGITFDSGGISIKASANMDLMRADMGGAATICSAIVSAAKLNLPINIIGLAPLCENMPSGRANKPGDVVKAKNGKTIQVDNTDAEGRLILADALCYAHTFNPKIIINAATLTGAMDIALGSGATGVFTNSSWLWNKLFEASIETGDRVWRMPLFEHYTRQVVDCQLADVNNIGKYRSAGACTAAAFLKEFVTHPKWAHLDIAGVMTNKDEVPYLRKGMTGRPTRTLIEFLLQFSQNSA; encoded by the exons ATGTTCTTGCTGCCCCTTCCGGCTGCCGGGCGAGTCTTCCTCCGACGTCTGGGCGTGAAGCATTTCTGGGCACGGGGTCTCGCCGCCGCAGACATGACGAAG GGTCTTGTTTTAGGAATCTATAGTAAAGACAAAGAAGATGATGTGCCACAGTTTACGAGTGCAGGAGAGAATTTCGATAAATTGGTGTCTGGAAAGTTGAGAGAAATTTTGAACAT ATCTGGACCTCCTCTGAAAGCAGGCAAAACCCGAACCTTTTATGGTCTGCATGAG GACTTCCCCAGCGTGGTGGTGGTCGGCCTCGGCAGAAAGGCAGCTGGAGTCGATGACCAGGAAAACTGGCATGAAGGCAAAGAAAACATCAGAGTCGCTGTTGCAG CGGGGTGCAGGCAGGTTCAAGACCTGGAAATCTCTTCTGTGGAGGTGGATCCCTGTGGAGATGCCCAGGCAGCTGCGGAAGGAGCGGTGCTTGGTCTCTACGAGTATGATGACCTAAAGCAGAAGAAGAAGGTTGTCGTATCTGCGAAGCTCCATGGAAG TGGGGACCAGGAGGCCTGGCAGAAGGGTGTCCTCTTTGCTTCTGGGCAGAACTTGGCACGCCACTTGATGGAGACTCCAGCCAATGAGATGACGCCAACTAAATTTGCTGAAATTATTGAGAAGAATCTCAAAAGTGCTAGTAGTAAAACAGAGGTCCACATCAG ACCCAAATCTTGGATTGAGGAACAGGAAATGGGATCATTCCTGAGTGTGGCCAAAGGATCTGATGAGCCTCCAGTCTTCTTGGAAATTCACTACAAAGGCAGCCCCAATGCAAGCGAAGCACCCCTGGTGTTCGTTGGGAAGGGAATTACCTTTGACAG TGGTGGCATCTCCATCAAGGCCTCTGCAAATATGGACCTCATGAGGGCAGACATGGGAGGAGCTGCCACAATCTGTTCAGCCATCGTGTCTGCTGCCAAGCTGAACCTGCCCATTAACATCATAG GTTTGGCCCCTCTTTGTGAAAATATGCCCAGTGGTAGAGCGAACAAGCCTGGGGATGTCGTCAAAGCCAAGAACGGGAAGACCATACAG GTTGATAACACCGATGCCGAGGGGAGGCTTATTCTGGCTGATGCCCTTTGTTATGCACACACCTTTAACCCAAAGATCATCATAAATGCCGCTACCTTGACAG GTGCCATGGACATAGCCTTGGGGTCTGGTGCCACTGGGGTCTTCACCAATTCGTCCTGGCTGTGGAACAAACTATTTGAG GCCAGTATTGAAACAGGGGACCGTGTCTGGAGGATGCCTCTGTTTGAACATTACACAAGACAAGTTGTAGATTGCCAACTTGCTGATGTTAATAACATTGGAAAATACAG gTCTGCAGGAGCATGTACAGCTGCAGCATTCCTGAAAGAATTTGTGACTCATCCTAAGTGGGCACATTTAGATATAGCAGGTGTGATGACCAACAAAGATGAGGTTCCATATCTGCGGAAGGGCATGACTGGGAGGCCCACAAGGACCCTGATAGAATTCTTGCTTCAGTTCAGTCAAAACAGTGCTTAG
- the MED28 gene encoding mediator of RNA polymerase II transcription subunit 28 has translation MAAPLGGMFSGQPPGHPGDSRGQASLLQAAPGPPRTSNSTLVDELESSFEACFASLVSQDYVNGTDQEEIRTGVDQCIQKFLDIARQTECFFLQKRLQLSVQKPEQVIKEDVSELRNELQRKDALVQKHLTKLRHWQQVLEDINVQHKKPAEIPQGSLAYLEQASANIPAPMKQT, from the exons ATGGCGGCTCCACTGGGAGGCATGTTCTCTGGGCAGCCACCTGGACACCCCGGGGACTCCAGGGGCCAAGCTTCGCTTCTTCAGGCCGCGCCAGGCCCTCCGAGAACTTCTAACAGCACCTTGGTGGATGAGTTGGAGTCTTCTTTTGAA GCTTGCTTTGCTTCTCTTGTGAGTCAGGACTATGTCAATGGCACGGATCAGGAAGAAATTAGAACTG GTGTTGATCAGTGTATCCAGAAATTTCTGGATATTGCAAGACAGACGGAATGTTTTTTCCTACAGAAAAGATTGCAGTTATCTGTCCAGAAACCAGAGCAAGTTATCAAAGAG GATGTCTCCGAACTAAGGAATGAGTTACAGCGGAAAGATGCTCTGGTCCAGAAGCACTTGACCAAACTGAGGCATTGGCAGCAGGTGCTGGAAGACATCAACGTGCAGCACAAAAAGCCAGCCGAGATCCCTCAGGGCTCCTTGGCCTACCTCGAGCAGGCATCAGCTAATATCCCTGCACCAATGAAGCAAACCTGA